In a single window of the Raphanus sativus cultivar WK10039 chromosome 9, ASM80110v3, whole genome shotgun sequence genome:
- the LOC108828128 gene encoding uncharacterized protein LOC108828128 isoform X1 codes for MSDQGEKTCPLCAEEMDLTDQQLKPCKCGYQICVWCWHHIVDMAEKDQIEGRCPACRTPYDKEKVVGMTVNCDSLASEGNMERKKVQKSKSKPSDGRKQLTSVRVIQRNLVYIVGLPLNLADEDLLHHKEYFGQYGKVLKASMSRTATGVIQQFPNNTCSVYITYAKEEEAVRCIQAVHGFILDGKSLKACFGTTKYCHAWLRNAACVNPDCLYLHEVGSQEDSFTKDEIISAHTRSRVQQITGATNLLHHRSGSMLPPPLDAFCSDSSSAKPIVNGPSSQSAASVPRYSPPSGSGSSSRSTALPAGASWGSHIANQQSLATSVTSNGSSEIQRTTPVNGTLAFSAVVANATHGPVSTSDVVKRPSQIGVDKSKPRVLKPLEHDAIVDSGSKRTTSPDRDPPSNRLSSSTDSSYDGRDLAKPSATVNTFDDTDETVEEDPTVSNLSTVVSQMEITTSLRDERPDTVSNLSTVVSQMEITTSLRDERPDMAMAIGSKCDPGSIRQPGHEVSTSSHLEQCRVDSANTDEKAIRSETEVPYTKPEWDWRSDLQSQMQVSSKWDVEDKSSLDSQRHHPEEDIILSRFLSNSSSSILNSNRLASSSSCSLPSEHSGVNDSNLRFSSDSDRLHLPNGYGEKSMFSVEHSLFANDGRNKVRNGEDDKIPNILGLDFDPWDESPNNLAELLGEVDQRASSTLKPGNLLKQHNSQSRFSFARYEESSNQAFDRENHSIYGQFSRDQAVPESVVSRDIYRDNLGSVNGFASNYSGGLESFAASPLYSSYKAPVSRPQVSAPPGFSAPSRLPPPGFSSHERLGLSSDTATGTRFLDTASFMRNAYQSLPPVGNQSGASDIEFADPAILAVGRGMINTDLGMRSGFSSQMNSFGNETALQMLRQQSLSAAQQQEVNGFHHDLRNLSPSPTDPYGFSSRLMEGSSLSHFSQLARQQPSANPGLSNSNGHWDKWNEGQSLNSIGMAELLRNERLGFNGSLYNNGYEEPRFRIPSPGDAYNNRTYGM; via the exons ATGAGTGACCAGGGAGAGAAGACTTGTCCACTATGTGCTGAGGAGATGGATCTGACTGATCAGCAATTGAAGCCTTGCAAATGTGGCTATCAG ATATGTGTTTGGTGCTGGCATCACATAGTCGACATGGCAGAGAAAGATCAAATAGAAGGTCGTTGTCCTGCTTGTCGCACTCCTTATGACAAAGAGAAGGTTGTAGGGATGACTGTCAATTGCGACAG TCTGGCCTCTGAAGGCAACATGGAGCGTAAGAAGGTTCAAAAGTCAAAATCAAAACCTTCTGATGGGAGAAAGCAACTCACCAGTGTGCGAGTCATCCAAAGGAATCTTGTTTACATTGTCGGGTTGCCCCTTAATCTAGCAGATGAAGAT ctaCTCCATCATAAAGAATATTTTGGTCAGTATGGAAAAGTTCTAAAGGCTTCCATGTCTCGAACTGCAACTGGTGTCATCCAAcaatttccaaacaatacatgCAGTGT ATATATTACTTATGCAAAAGAGGAAGAAGCTGTCCGTTGCATTCAGGCTGTTCATGGGTTTATATTGGATGGTAAATCACTCAA GGCATGTTTTGGGACAACTAAGTATTGTCATGCATGGCTGAGAAATGCG GCATGCGTCAATCCTGATTGTCTCTATTTGCACGAGGTTGGTTCGCAAGAGGACAGTTTCACAAAAGATGAGATCATATCTGCTCATACACg GAGTAGGGTTCAACAAATCACTGGAGCAACAAATCTTCTACATCACCGTTCAGGGAGCATGCTACCTCCACCGCTGGATGCTTTTTGCAGTGACAGTTCTTCTGCAAAACCAATTGTAAATGGGCCATCGAGT CAGAGTGCAGCAAGTGTTCCCAGGTATTCTCCACCTAGTGGGAGTGGGAGCTCTAGCAGATCCACTGCTCTTCCTGCTGGAGCGTCATG GGGGTCACATATTGCAAACCAGCAGTCTTTAGCAACTTCGGTTACCTCAAATGGCTCTTCTGAAATACAAAGAACAACGCCAGTAAATGGTACACTGGCCTTTTCTGCTGTTGTTGCAAACGCAACTCATGGTCCTGTATCCACTAGTGACGTTGTTAAAAGACCAAGCCAAATAGGTGTTGACAAAAGCAAGCCTAGAGTTTTGAAGCCTTTGGAGCATGATGCTATTGTTGATTCTGGGTCTAAAAGGACTACCTCACCAGATAGAGATCCTCCAAGCAATCGGTTATCCAGTTCAACAGACTCTTCTTACGATGGCAGAGACCTTGCGAAGCCTTCAGCTACTGTAAACACATTTGACGATACAGATGAAACTGTAGAAGAAGACCCTACTGTAAGCAACTTGTCTACTGTTGTTTCACAAATGGAGATAACTACAAGTTTGAGGGATGAACGCCCTGATACTGTAAGCAACTTGTCTACTGTTGTTTCACAAATGGAGATAACTACAAGTTTGAGGGATGAACGCCCTGATATGGCAATGGCGATTGGTAGTAAGTGTGATCCAGGTTCTATTAGACAGCCTGGTCATGAAGTATCAACGTCGTCACATTTAGAGCAATGTAGGGTGGATAGTGCAAACACTGATGAAAAAGCTATTCGATCAGAGACCGAGGTTCCCTACACAAAGCCAGAGTGGGATTGGAGATCAGATTTGCAATCCCAGATGCAAGTTAGTTCAAAATGGGATGTAGAGGATAAATCATCATTAGATAGCCAGCGGCATCACCCTGAAGAAGATATCATACTCTCTCGGTTTTTGTCTAACTCTTCAAGTTCCATTTTGAATTCAAATCgtttggcttcttcttcttcttgttctctgCCTTCTGAACATTCAGGTGTGAACGATTCAAATCTGAGGTTCTCTTCAGACAGTGATAGATTGCATCTTCCAAACGGATATGGTGAGAAATCCATGTTCAGTGTTGAGCACTCTCTATTTGCTAATGACGGCAGGAACAAGGTTCGCAATGGAGAGGATGATAAAATACCAAACATTTTGGGACTTGACTTTGATCCATGGGATGAATCACCGAACAATTTGGCAGAGTTACTCGGTGAAGTTGATCAGCGAGCTAGTAGTACTCTTAAACCTGGAAACCTCCTGAAGCAGCACAACAGCCAGTCCAGATTTTCTTTTGCTCGATATGAAGAATCTAGTAATCAAGCATTTGATAGGGAGAACCATAGCATTTATGGGCAGTTTTCAAGAGATCAGGCTGTTCCGGAGTCTGTGGTGAGTCGAGATATCTATCGTGATAATCTCGGGAGTGTAAATGGATTTGCTTCAAACTACTCTGGTGGATTGGAAAGCTTTGCTGCTAGTCCTTTATACTCTTCGTACAAGGCTCCTG TTTCACGTCCCCAAGTTTCTGCACCTCCAGGGTTTTCTGCTCCCAGCAGGTTGCCTCCTCCTGGCTTCTCTTCACATGAAAGACTGGGGCTATCTTCAGATACTGCAACAG GAACTCGTTTTCTTGACACTGCCTCCTTTATGAGGAATGCATATCAATCACTGCCTCCAGTTGGTAATCAAAGTGGTGCAAGTGATATTGAGTTTGCCGATCCTGCCATCCTAGCTGTTGGAAGAGGGATGATTAACACAGACTTAGGTATGAGATCAGGTTTCTCATCACAAATGAATTCCTTTGGGAACGAAACAGCACTCCAGATGTTGAGACAGCAATCTCTGTCTGCCGCACAGCAGCAAGAAGTAAATGGGTTTCATCATGATCTCAGAAACTTGTCTCCGTCACCTACCGATCCTTATGGATTTAGTTCAAGGCTAATGGAAGGAAGTAGCTTATCTCATTTCTCACAGCTCGCCAGACAACAACCATCTGCAAATCCAGGCTTGTCTAATAGTAATGGTCACTGGGATAAGTGGAATGAAGGCCAGAGTTTGAACTCTATAGGTATGGCCGAGCTTCTTAGGAATGAACGGCTGGGATTCAATGGGAGCCTATACAACAACGGGTATGAAGAACCCAGATTCCGGATTCCGAGTCCTGGAGATGCGTATAATAATAGAACATATGGGATGTAA